From a region of the Mycobacterium sp. SMC-8 genome:
- a CDS encoding cation:dicarboxylate symporter family transporter, with protein sequence MTATRADEPGSGKTPKKAKRDRTHWLYILVIVAVVAGIVVGLLAPETAASLGVLGELFVKLIKMMIVPVIFCTVVIGIGKVRAAASVGKVGGLAISYFLIMSTVALAIGLVVGNLISPGTGLNVPHDPGKGAELAGEAESSGGTMDFISDIIPSTLFSAVTEGNVLQALFVALLVGFAIQGMGAAGEGLLRGVEALQKLVFRILIGVLWLAPIGAFGAIAEVVGDTGFDAVIQLGVLMAAFYLTCVIFIFGVLGALLWTVARVSIFKLVRYLAREYLLIVATSSSESALPRLIAKMEHAGVKPATVGIVVPTGYSFNLDGTAIYLTMASLFIADALGDPLSIPEQVGLLAFMIIASKGAAGVSGAGLATLAAGLQSHRPELLDGVGIIVGIDRFMSEARALTNFSGNAVATLLVGSWTATVDSERLNQVLDGDRPFDEATMLDDDESDEDPGDARDTVRKPKRAGTSPTG encoded by the coding sequence ATGACTGCCACCAGGGCCGACGAACCGGGATCCGGGAAAACGCCGAAGAAGGCCAAGCGCGACCGCACCCACTGGCTCTACATCCTGGTGATCGTCGCGGTCGTCGCCGGCATCGTCGTCGGGCTGCTCGCCCCCGAGACGGCGGCCTCGCTGGGCGTGCTCGGCGAACTGTTCGTCAAGCTGATCAAGATGATGATCGTCCCGGTCATCTTCTGCACTGTCGTGATCGGTATCGGCAAGGTCCGGGCCGCCGCCTCGGTGGGCAAGGTCGGCGGCCTGGCGATCAGCTACTTCCTGATCATGTCGACGGTCGCGCTGGCCATCGGGTTGGTGGTCGGCAACCTGATCAGCCCCGGCACCGGACTCAACGTGCCCCACGATCCCGGTAAGGGCGCAGAACTCGCCGGTGAGGCCGAATCATCCGGCGGCACAATGGACTTCATTTCCGACATCATCCCGTCCACGCTGTTCTCCGCCGTCACCGAGGGCAACGTGCTGCAGGCGCTGTTCGTCGCGCTGCTCGTCGGGTTCGCCATCCAGGGCATGGGCGCGGCCGGGGAGGGCCTGCTGCGCGGGGTCGAGGCACTGCAGAAGCTGGTGTTCCGGATTCTCATCGGGGTGCTGTGGCTGGCGCCGATCGGCGCGTTCGGCGCGATCGCCGAAGTCGTGGGCGACACCGGCTTCGACGCCGTGATCCAACTCGGCGTGCTCATGGCGGCGTTCTACCTCACCTGTGTGATTTTCATCTTCGGGGTGCTCGGCGCGCTGCTGTGGACGGTGGCCCGGGTCTCGATCTTCAAGCTGGTCCGCTACCTGGCCCGGGAATACCTGCTGATCGTCGCGACGTCGTCGTCGGAATCGGCGCTGCCGCGGCTGATCGCCAAGATGGAGCACGCCGGGGTGAAGCCCGCTACCGTCGGCATCGTGGTGCCGACGGGCTACTCGTTCAACCTCGACGGCACCGCGATCTACTTGACGATGGCCTCGCTGTTCATCGCCGACGCGCTCGGCGACCCGCTGTCGATTCCCGAACAGGTGGGCCTGCTGGCGTTCATGATCATCGCGTCCAAGGGCGCGGCGGGCGTCAGCGGCGCCGGCCTGGCCACCCTGGCCGCCGGGCTGCAGAGCCACCGGCCCGAACTGCTCGACGGCGTCGGCATCATCGTCGGCATCGACCGCTTCATGTCCGAGGCGCGCGCGCTCACCAACTTCTCCGGCAACGCCGTGGCCACCCTGCTCGTCGGATCGTGGACCGCAACGGTGGACAGCGAGCGACTCAACCAGGTGCTCGACGGTGACCGTCCGTTCGACGAGGCGACGATGCTCGACGACGACGAGTCCGACGAGGACCCGGGCGACGCACGCGACACCGTCCGGAAACCGAAGCGCGCCGGAACCTCTCCGACCGGGTAG
- a CDS encoding TetR family transcriptional regulator has product MVARTRRAGAALPYGALDRDHLVKHLLELARRVGVENVTMRALAAEAGTSASSLYYHVKDKAALLDLLAESVIESIAVPVDGDWEQRTRMLYTNAWKVMIDIPGVAAMLQQRPLTGAADAMDRTVRQIMAESGWPADEVAAAHVVLYIHLLGSVQLEHHLRHRGLGVTPADGAESVFQHGLQVILAGLRSRHTETSRAAP; this is encoded by the coding sequence ATGGTGGCACGAACCCGCAGAGCCGGCGCGGCGCTGCCCTACGGGGCACTCGACCGCGACCACCTGGTCAAGCACCTGCTCGAGCTGGCGCGCCGGGTCGGGGTCGAGAACGTCACGATGCGCGCGCTGGCCGCCGAGGCGGGCACCTCTGCGTCGTCGTTGTACTACCACGTCAAGGACAAGGCCGCGCTGCTCGATCTGCTCGCCGAATCGGTGATCGAGAGCATCGCAGTTCCCGTCGACGGCGACTGGGAGCAGCGCACCCGGATGCTCTACACCAACGCGTGGAAGGTCATGATCGACATCCCGGGGGTGGCCGCCATGCTGCAGCAGCGTCCGCTGACCGGGGCCGCCGACGCGATGGACCGCACCGTGCGCCAGATCATGGCCGAATCCGGTTGGCCCGCAGACGAGGTCGCAGCCGCCCACGTGGTGCTCTACATCCACCTGCTCGGATCGGTGCAGCTGGAGCATCACCTGCGCCACCGCGGGTTGGGGGTCACCCCCGCCGACGGTGCGGAGTCGGTGTTCCAGCACGGGCTGCAGGTCATCCTCGCCGGGCTGCGCAGCCGTCACACCGAGACATCCCGCGCCGCACCATGA
- a CDS encoding cytochrome P450, with protein MPQTSHPLHSPAFYAGDPFPAYRELRATDPVCWNDEHRFWALLKYEDIRYVSTNPALFSSARGITVPDPAIENPVLDGSLIFTDPPRHRQLRKLINSGFTRRQVAILEPKLRRFARHALDAIDPSGTEFAEQVAAPLPTRMIAELLGAPDEDWEQFRTWSDATVGMDDPDVELDTFAALGELYQYFEVQIARRRDGSLRDSDDLLSVLVAAEVDGVRLTDQDLLQFCLLLLVAGNETTRNLIALGTLALIEHPDQFQLLRDRRELVPTAVEELLRYTSPVANMTRCATRDVEIRGRLIREGQYVTMLYGSANRDEDVFGPTAEQLDITRNPNPHLAFGCGEHSCLGAQLARLEARVLFDELLDRFDHIELDGAVLRMQATMVPGVRQMPVRLRTSAAEPDTVSV; from the coding sequence ATGCCGCAGACGTCCCACCCGCTGCATTCACCGGCGTTCTACGCGGGTGACCCGTTCCCCGCCTACCGCGAGCTGCGCGCCACCGACCCGGTGTGCTGGAACGACGAACACCGATTCTGGGCCCTGCTCAAATACGAGGACATCCGTTACGTCTCGACGAATCCGGCGCTGTTCTCGTCGGCCCGAGGCATCACCGTCCCTGACCCGGCGATCGAGAATCCGGTGCTGGACGGCAGCCTGATCTTCACCGATCCGCCGCGGCACCGCCAGCTGCGCAAGCTGATCAACTCGGGCTTCACCCGCCGCCAGGTGGCGATCCTGGAACCCAAGCTGCGCAGGTTCGCCCGGCACGCGCTCGACGCGATCGACCCGTCGGGCACCGAGTTCGCCGAACAGGTGGCCGCACCGCTGCCGACCCGGATGATCGCCGAACTGCTCGGCGCTCCCGACGAGGACTGGGAGCAGTTCCGCACCTGGTCGGACGCGACGGTCGGCATGGACGACCCGGACGTCGAGCTGGACACCTTCGCCGCGCTGGGCGAGCTGTACCAGTATTTCGAAGTGCAGATCGCGCGCCGCCGCGACGGCTCCCTGCGCGACTCCGACGACCTGCTGTCGGTGCTGGTGGCCGCCGAGGTCGACGGGGTGCGGCTCACCGATCAGGACCTCCTGCAGTTCTGCCTGCTGCTTTTGGTGGCGGGCAACGAGACCACCCGCAACCTGATCGCGCTCGGCACGCTGGCGCTCATCGAGCACCCCGACCAGTTCCAGCTGCTGCGGGATCGGCGCGAGCTGGTGCCGACGGCGGTCGAAGAGCTGCTGCGTTACACCTCGCCGGTGGCGAACATGACGCGGTGCGCCACCCGTGACGTCGAGATCCGGGGGCGCCTGATCCGCGAGGGTCAGTACGTGACCATGCTGTACGGGTCGGCGAATCGTGACGAAGACGTGTTCGGGCCCACCGCAGAGCAGCTCGACATCACCCGAAACCCGAACCCGCACCTGGCTTTCGGCTGCGGCGAACACTCCTGCCTGGGCGCGCAGCTGGCGCGCCTGGAGGCCCGCGTGCTGTTCGACGAACTGCTGGACCGGTTCGACCACATCGAACTGGACGGCGCGGTACTGCGGATGCAGGCCACCATGGTGCCGGGAGTGCGACAGATGCCGGTGCGGTTGCGTACTTCCGCGGCCGAGCCGGACACCGTCAGCGTGTGA